From Micromonospora sp. NBC_01699, a single genomic window includes:
- a CDS encoding P-II family nitrogen regulator: MKLVTAVIKPYQLDAVKEALHALGVAGLTVSEVQGYGRQKGHTEVYRGAEYTVEFLPKIRVEVLTDEIDVEKVVDAVVTAARTGKIGDGKVWVTAVEDVVRVRTGERGLDAL, translated from the coding sequence ATGAAGCTGGTGACCGCGGTCATCAAGCCGTACCAGCTGGACGCGGTGAAGGAGGCCCTGCACGCCCTCGGCGTGGCCGGCCTGACCGTCAGCGAGGTCCAGGGCTACGGACGCCAGAAGGGCCACACCGAGGTGTACCGGGGTGCCGAGTACACGGTGGAGTTCCTGCCGAAGATCCGGGTCGAGGTGCTGACCGACGAGATCGACGTCGAGAAGGTCGTCGACGCGGTCGTCACGGCGGCCCGTACGGGCAAGATCGGTGACGGCAAGGTGTGGGTCACGGCCGTGGAGGATGTCGTCCGCGTCCGGACCGGTGAGCGCGGCCTCGACGCGCTCTGA
- a CDS encoding aminoglycoside phosphotransferase family protein, translated as MAYREPPPRIGSPYVTSQEIPLHGGNVSTVVRVGDTVRRNAGPWTPSVHALLRHLEYVGFTGSPRALGMDERNREVLSYLEGECGEYPLAPHWVTDEALVTVATMLRMFHDAQYGFAPVTGAVWRSFGPPPPDTEVICHHDAAPHNVIWRPDGTLALIDFDLASPGARIYDVAYAAWTWVPLFSDRDSYTLGWKRPNRPRRLRLFADAYGLIPRDRHRLVRTIRKRIVDHVEGIRRMAAAGEPAFVRIVHKGHLRRPMRDLRLLDYERHTLEYALR; from the coding sequence GTGGCCTACCGTGAACCGCCGCCGCGCATCGGGAGCCCGTACGTGACTTCGCAGGAGATCCCACTGCACGGTGGCAACGTGAGCACCGTCGTACGGGTCGGTGACACCGTCCGGCGCAACGCCGGTCCGTGGACCCCGTCGGTGCACGCCCTGCTCCGGCACCTGGAATACGTCGGCTTCACCGGCTCGCCGCGCGCGCTCGGGATGGACGAGCGCAACCGGGAGGTGCTGTCGTACCTGGAGGGGGAGTGCGGCGAGTACCCGCTGGCCCCGCACTGGGTGACCGACGAGGCGCTGGTCACCGTCGCCACGATGCTGCGGATGTTCCACGACGCGCAGTACGGCTTCGCCCCGGTCACCGGTGCGGTCTGGCGCTCGTTCGGGCCGCCGCCGCCGGACACCGAGGTGATCTGCCACCACGACGCCGCCCCGCACAACGTGATCTGGCGGCCGGACGGCACCCTCGCGCTGATCGACTTCGACCTGGCCTCACCGGGTGCCCGGATCTACGACGTGGCGTACGCGGCCTGGACCTGGGTGCCGCTCTTCTCCGACCGGGACTCGTACACGCTGGGCTGGAAGCGGCCGAACCGGCCCCGCCGGCTGCGGCTGTTCGCCGACGCGTACGGTCTGATCCCACGGGACCGGCACCGGTTGGTGCGGACCATCCGCAAGCGGATCGTCGACCACGTCGAGGGGATTCGCCGGATGGCGGCGGCGGGTGAGCCGGCGTTCGTGCGAATTGTTCACAAGGGGCACCTGCGGCGTCCCATGCGTGATCTTCGGCTGCTCGACTACGAGCGACACACGCTGGAGTACGCCCTCCGCTGA
- a CDS encoding universal stress protein translates to MTVEPTDQPAYDPTRAEPQPDRVRYGPATSPSPFERGTDGPKVVLAGVDGSVTSMRAVAYAAGLARRQRSELVVVFVAAPPVLAGLTPGVGSQVQDALDELGAELRHEIGSAAEELGVPLTFLGRRGDPFTELRTVADEMRADMVVVGASTQAGHRLIGSIATRLVKSGHWPVTVVP, encoded by the coding sequence ATGACCGTCGAACCCACAGACCAACCGGCGTACGACCCGACCCGTGCCGAACCGCAACCCGACCGCGTCCGGTACGGCCCGGCGACCTCCCCGTCGCCGTTCGAACGCGGTACGGACGGCCCCAAGGTGGTACTCGCCGGGGTCGACGGCTCCGTCACCTCGATGCGGGCGGTCGCGTACGCCGCCGGCCTGGCCCGCCGCCAGCGCAGCGAACTCGTGGTGGTGTTCGTGGCCGCGCCGCCCGTACTGGCCGGACTGACGCCGGGGGTGGGCAGCCAGGTCCAGGACGCCCTGGACGAGCTGGGCGCCGAGCTGCGGCACGAGATCGGCAGCGCCGCCGAGGAACTGGGCGTACCGCTGACCTTCCTCGGCCGCCGCGGCGACCCCTTCACCGAACTCCGTACGGTCGCCGACGAGATGCGCGCCGACATGGTCGTCGTCGGCGCCTCCACCCAAGCCGGCCACCGCCTGATCGGCTCCATAGCCACCCGCCTGGTCAAGTCCGGCCACTGGCCCGTAACAGTCGTCCCCTAA
- a CDS encoding HAD family hydrolase produces the protein MAREKATALLVDLDGVLRQWDPAVNEAVEREFGLPAGALLDTAMRWSLLQPAVTGQISHLDWMAGVADALAEAAGSRERALAAVDQWQAYRGEVDQEVLGFVREVRAGGVRVGLATNATDRLDTDLAELGLLDEVDLVLNSSVLGVHKPAKEYFQTACQALATPPARVLFVDDDDRAIRGARTAGLSAHRWTAPTDLPYLRAALTP, from the coding sequence ATGGCTCGGGAAAAGGCCACCGCACTGCTCGTCGACCTCGACGGGGTACTGCGCCAGTGGGATCCGGCGGTCAACGAGGCGGTGGAGCGGGAGTTCGGCCTGCCGGCCGGGGCGCTGCTCGACACCGCGATGCGCTGGTCACTGCTGCAACCGGCGGTCACCGGCCAGATCAGTCACCTCGACTGGATGGCCGGCGTCGCGGACGCGCTGGCGGAGGCGGCCGGCAGCCGCGAACGGGCACTGGCCGCCGTCGACCAGTGGCAGGCGTACCGGGGCGAGGTCGACCAGGAGGTGCTCGGCTTCGTCCGGGAGGTACGCGCGGGCGGCGTACGGGTCGGGCTGGCCACCAACGCCACCGACCGGCTCGACACCGACCTGGCCGAGTTGGGGCTGCTGGACGAGGTCGACCTGGTGCTCAACTCGTCCGTACTCGGGGTGCACAAGCCGGCGAAGGAATACTTCCAGACCGCCTGCCAGGCACTGGCAACCCCACCCGCGCGCGTCCTCTTCGTCGACGACGACGACCGCGCGATCCGCGGCGCCCGCACCGCCGGCCTCTCAGCCCACCGCTGGACCGCCCCCACCGACCTCCCCTACCTCCGCGCCGCCCTAACCCCGTAA
- the smc gene encoding chromosome segregation protein SMC: MYLKSLTVKGFKSFASATTLRLEPGITCVVGPNGSGKSNVVDAIAWVLGEHSAKALRGGKMEDVIFAGTAGRAPLGRAEVTLTIDNTDGALPIDYTEVSITRRMFRSGESEYEINGNSCRLLDIQELLSDSGIGREMHVIVGQGQLDAVLHAKPEDRRAFIEEAAGVLKHRKRKEKALRKLDAMQTNLNRLNDLTAELRRQLKPLGRQAEVARRAAAIQSNLRDARLRLLADDLANLRTTLDKEIADEAALRDRREQVEAEHTEVQRRLTELEEALAEDAPLLTRAQETWYRLSALQERFRSTEQLARERLRHLSATPDDERPGRDPEQLAAEAESVRAHEAELRAALTDDQVRLAEAVENRQQLERQLAEAERALVTAAKAIADRREGLARLTGQVNSARARTGSAAEEIARLAAAHNDAQGRAERAQAEVDTVAAQSTEAERDNADLDARHAEAQAAHEAANAGVRALSDAERRAEKDAATWKAREEALAMGLRRKDGAGALLARADQVPGLLGGLAGMLTVAPGNEAALAAALGALADAVAVSGVDEAAEAMRLLKIQDAGRASLLVGGAAGPGMIGSLDALRPALPDGARWAPDLVGCPDDIRPAVHRALRDVVLVNDLEAATRLVGDNPELRAVTPDGDVVGAYAAAGGSAKAPSFIEVQAAVEEARTNRLTAEATIAELTGQLADARAEVAERKDAVTAAAAVKRDAEGQRNAAARRLAELGAAARSAKAETDRLGQSRAKAEEARDRDLAGLTELEERLRLAEATPIDAEPSTEERDELARYLPPARQNEMEVRLAVRTAEERVAAIAGRADSLIRQANAERAARERAAARRAARTRGAAIARAVEYGAREALTRVVASLSAAERTRDEVARARASREAELQEARGAAKRLGADLERLTSAVHRDEVARAEQRMRIEQLEIKAAEDFALDVETLISEYGPQQLVPPTPADVAMAERDGTPVPEPIPFERPVQEKRAAKAERELALLGKVNPLALEEFAALEERFKFLSEQLEDLKATRRDLLTVVKDVDERILEVFASAFADTAREFEQVFTVLFPGGEGRLILTEPDDLLTTGVEVEARPPGKKIKRLSLLSGGERSLTAVAMLVAIFRARPSPFYIMDEVEAALDDVNLGRLITLMAQLREKSQLIIITHQKRTMEVADALYGVTMRNGVTEVISQRLSREED; the protein is encoded by the coding sequence GTGTATCTGAAAAGCCTGACGGTGAAGGGTTTCAAGTCCTTCGCCTCCGCGACGACGCTCCGGCTGGAGCCGGGCATCACCTGCGTGGTGGGTCCGAACGGCTCCGGCAAGTCGAACGTCGTCGACGCCATCGCCTGGGTGCTCGGCGAGCACAGCGCCAAGGCGCTCCGCGGCGGCAAGATGGAGGACGTCATCTTCGCCGGCACCGCCGGCCGGGCGCCGCTGGGCCGGGCCGAGGTGACACTCACCATCGACAATACCGACGGTGCCCTGCCGATCGACTACACCGAGGTTTCGATCACCCGCCGGATGTTCCGCTCCGGCGAGAGCGAGTACGAGATCAACGGCAACTCCTGCCGGTTGCTCGACATCCAGGAACTCCTCTCCGACTCCGGCATCGGGCGAGAGATGCACGTCATCGTCGGGCAGGGGCAGTTGGACGCCGTACTGCACGCCAAGCCGGAGGACCGGCGCGCGTTCATCGAGGAGGCGGCCGGCGTACTGAAGCATCGCAAGCGCAAGGAGAAGGCGCTGCGCAAGCTGGACGCGATGCAGACCAACCTCAACCGGCTCAACGACCTGACCGCCGAACTGCGCCGCCAGCTCAAGCCGCTGGGCCGGCAGGCCGAGGTGGCCCGCCGAGCCGCCGCGATCCAGTCCAACCTGCGCGACGCCCGGCTGCGGCTGCTCGCCGACGACCTCGCCAACCTGCGTACCACCCTGGACAAGGAGATCGCCGACGAGGCCGCCCTGCGCGACCGGCGCGAGCAGGTCGAGGCGGAACACACCGAGGTACAGCGGCGGCTGACCGAACTGGAGGAGGCGCTGGCCGAGGACGCACCGCTGCTCACCCGGGCCCAGGAGACCTGGTACCGGCTCTCCGCGTTGCAGGAGCGGTTCCGGTCCACCGAACAGCTCGCCCGGGAACGGCTGCGGCACCTCAGCGCCACCCCCGACGACGAGCGACCCGGCCGCGACCCGGAACAGCTCGCCGCCGAGGCCGAGTCGGTCCGCGCGCACGAAGCCGAACTGCGGGCCGCCCTCACCGACGACCAGGTACGCCTCGCCGAGGCGGTGGAGAACCGCCAGCAGCTCGAACGGCAGCTCGCCGAGGCCGAACGGGCACTGGTCACCGCGGCCAAGGCGATCGCCGACCGGCGCGAGGGACTGGCCCGGCTCACCGGGCAGGTCAACTCCGCTCGGGCGCGTACCGGCAGTGCGGCGGAGGAGATCGCCCGGTTGGCCGCCGCGCACAACGACGCCCAGGGGCGGGCCGAACGGGCGCAGGCCGAGGTGGACACGGTAGCCGCCCAGTCGACCGAGGCCGAACGGGACAACGCCGACCTGGACGCCCGGCACGCCGAGGCGCAGGCCGCGCACGAGGCCGCGAACGCAGGCGTACGGGCGCTGTCGGACGCCGAGCGCCGGGCGGAGAAGGACGCGGCCACCTGGAAGGCGCGCGAAGAGGCGCTGGCCATGGGGCTGCGCCGCAAGGACGGTGCCGGGGCGCTGCTGGCCCGCGCCGACCAGGTGCCGGGGCTACTCGGCGGGCTGGCCGGGATGCTGACCGTCGCGCCCGGCAACGAGGCCGCGTTGGCCGCCGCACTCGGTGCGCTCGCCGACGCGGTGGCGGTCAGCGGCGTCGACGAGGCCGCCGAGGCGATGCGACTGCTCAAGATCCAGGACGCCGGTCGGGCCAGCCTGCTGGTCGGCGGTGCCGCCGGACCCGGCATGATCGGCTCGCTGGACGCACTGCGCCCCGCCCTACCCGACGGCGCACGCTGGGCGCCGGACCTGGTCGGCTGCCCCGACGACATCCGCCCGGCGGTGCACCGGGCGCTGCGCGACGTCGTACTCGTGAACGACCTTGAGGCGGCGACCCGGCTGGTCGGGGACAACCCGGAGCTGCGCGCGGTCACCCCGGACGGGGACGTCGTCGGCGCCTACGCCGCCGCCGGTGGCTCGGCGAAGGCGCCGAGCTTCATCGAGGTGCAGGCCGCCGTCGAGGAGGCCCGGACCAACCGGCTCACCGCCGAGGCGACCATCGCCGAACTCACCGGACAGCTCGCCGACGCCCGCGCCGAGGTCGCCGAACGCAAGGACGCCGTCACCGCCGCCGCCGCGGTCAAACGGGATGCCGAGGGGCAGCGCAACGCCGCCGCCCGCCGGCTCGCCGAACTCGGCGCCGCCGCCCGCTCGGCCAAGGCCGAGACCGACCGGCTCGGCCAGTCCCGGGCCAAGGCCGAGGAGGCCCGCGACCGCGACCTCGCCGGACTGACCGAGCTGGAGGAGCGGCTGCGGCTGGCCGAGGCGACCCCGATCGACGCCGAACCGTCCACCGAGGAACGCGACGAACTCGCCCGCTACCTGCCGCCGGCGCGGCAGAACGAGATGGAGGTCCGGCTCGCCGTCCGTACCGCCGAGGAACGCGTCGCCGCCATCGCCGGCCGGGCCGACTCGCTGATCCGGCAGGCGAACGCCGAACGGGCCGCCCGCGAGCGCGCCGCCGCCCGCCGGGCCGCCCGTACCCGAGGCGCCGCGATCGCCCGCGCCGTCGAGTACGGCGCCCGCGAGGCGCTCACCCGGGTGGTGGCGTCGCTCAGCGCCGCCGAGCGGACCCGCGACGAGGTGGCCCGCGCCCGCGCCTCCCGCGAAGCCGAACTCCAGGAGGCACGCGGCGCCGCCAAGCGGCTCGGCGCCGACCTGGAGCGGCTCACCAGCGCGGTGCACCGCGACGAGGTCGCCCGCGCCGAACAGCGGATGCGGATCGAGCAACTGGAGATCAAGGCCGCCGAGGACTTCGCCCTCGACGTGGAGACGCTGATCAGCGAGTACGGCCCACAGCAGCTCGTACCGCCGACCCCGGCGGACGTGGCCATGGCCGAGCGGGACGGTACGCCGGTCCCCGAACCGATCCCGTTCGAGCGCCCGGTGCAGGAGAAACGGGCCGCCAAGGCGGAACGGGAACTCGCCCTGCTGGGCAAGGTCAACCCGCTCGCGCTGGAGGAGTTCGCCGCCCTCGAAGAGCGGTTCAAGTTCCTCTCCGAACAGCTCGAAGACCTCAAGGCCACCCGCCGTGACCTGCTCACCGTGGTCAAGGACGTGGACGAACGGATCCTGGAGGTCTTCGCCAGCGCGTTCGCCGACACCGCCCGCGAGTTCGAGCAGGTGTTCACCGTGCTCTTCCCCGGCGGCGAGGGGCGGCTGATCCTCACCGAGCCGGACGACCTGCTCACCACCGGCGTCGAGGTCGAGGCCCGCCCACCCGGCAAGAAGATCAAGCGGCTGTCGCTGCTCTCCGGCGGCGAGCGGTCGCTGACCGCGGTCGCCATGCTGGTGGCGATCTTCCGCGCCCGGCCCAGCCCGTTCTACATCATGGACGAGGTGGAAGCGGCGCTCGACGACGTCAACCTCGGTCGTCTGATCACCCTGATGGCGCAGCTCAGGGAGAAGAGCCAGCTCATTATCATCACCCACCAGAAGCGCACCATGGAAGTGGCCGACGCGCTGTACGGCGTCACCATGCGCAACGGGGTCACCGAGGTGATCAGCCAGCGGCTCAGCAGGGAAGAGGACTGA
- a CDS encoding alkaline phosphatase D family protein has translation MPESRLLIGPLLRRVVGTRATVWVETSSPAVARVTTASGAGGTAATFTAFDHHYALVVVEGLTPGTAEPYEVWLDDERVWPQPDSKYPPTLVRTRADDDSEPVHLIFGSCRETTQHATARRLPPDALDAYARRLMASGDAAAELPDLMVLLGDQVYADQTSPTVRKLLSRRRHRPHGAPADQVVSFDEYTKLYLESWRDPEIRWLLATVPSVMMFDDHEIIDDWNTSARWRAEVKEQPWWDERIASGIASYWVYQHLGNLDPDEVAADPIYARVVAARDATSVLREFGAQVDAHVSEAAGDPGTPGVAGGDPLGGPVRVERYQWSYGLDIGRTRLVMLDNRCGRVLDRSRRSMLSPQEWAWFVDRAHGRYDHLVVGSSLPWLLPPAVHHVESWNERLADSRRPRVAALAERLRRAFDLEHWAAFDRSFESLAALFARIGTARTNGAGGGEGGEGGEGGDTPALVGAGPAYPAPASISVLSGDVHHSYVARARFADEVATPVHQLTCSPIHNQVPAFMRPLLKLGWWAGPSGAARALARSAGVRRPGLRWRRLTGPYFGNAISSLRHTGRAAEVVIEGTGKDGVLRVVGHQHLTPQTRPLPARPLPRS, from the coding sequence ATGCCGGAAAGCCGGTTGCTGATCGGTCCACTGTTACGCCGCGTCGTCGGCACCCGGGCGACGGTCTGGGTGGAGACGAGCTCACCGGCCGTGGCCCGGGTCACGACCGCGTCCGGCGCCGGCGGTACGGCCGCCACCTTCACCGCCTTCGACCACCACTACGCCCTGGTGGTGGTGGAGGGGCTGACCCCCGGCACCGCCGAGCCGTACGAGGTGTGGCTCGACGACGAGCGGGTCTGGCCGCAGCCCGATTCGAAGTACCCGCCGACCCTGGTCCGGACCAGGGCCGACGACGACTCCGAACCGGTCCACCTGATCTTCGGCTCGTGCCGGGAGACCACCCAGCACGCGACCGCCCGCCGACTGCCGCCGGACGCGCTCGACGCGTACGCCCGGCGGTTGATGGCCAGCGGTGACGCGGCGGCCGAGCTGCCCGACCTGATGGTGCTGCTCGGCGACCAGGTGTACGCCGACCAGACCTCGCCGACGGTCCGCAAGCTGCTCAGCCGGCGCCGGCACCGCCCGCACGGCGCCCCGGCCGACCAGGTGGTCAGCTTCGACGAGTACACCAAGCTGTATCTGGAGTCGTGGCGCGATCCGGAGATCCGCTGGCTGCTGGCGACCGTGCCGAGCGTGATGATGTTCGACGACCACGAGATCATCGACGACTGGAACACCTCGGCGCGCTGGCGTGCGGAGGTCAAGGAACAGCCGTGGTGGGACGAGCGGATCGCCAGCGGGATCGCCTCCTACTGGGTCTACCAGCACCTGGGCAACCTGGACCCGGACGAGGTGGCCGCCGACCCGATCTACGCCCGGGTCGTCGCCGCCCGGGACGCCACCTCGGTGCTGCGGGAATTCGGCGCGCAGGTGGACGCGCACGTCTCCGAGGCCGCCGGTGACCCGGGCACGCCGGGCGTGGCCGGCGGCGACCCGCTGGGCGGGCCGGTCCGGGTCGAGCGCTACCAGTGGAGCTACGGCCTGGACATCGGCCGGACCCGGCTGGTGATGCTGGACAACCGGTGCGGGCGGGTGCTGGACCGGTCCCGCCGCTCGATGCTCTCGCCGCAGGAGTGGGCCTGGTTCGTCGACCGGGCGCACGGCCGGTACGACCACCTGGTGGTCGGGTCGTCGCTGCCCTGGCTGCTGCCGCCGGCCGTACACCATGTCGAGTCGTGGAACGAACGGCTGGCCGACTCGCGCCGCCCCCGGGTGGCCGCCCTCGCCGAGCGGCTGCGCCGGGCCTTCGACCTGGAACACTGGGCCGCCTTCGACCGTTCGTTCGAGTCCCTGGCCGCCCTCTTCGCCCGGATCGGCACCGCCCGCACCAACGGCGCCGGTGGTGGCGAGGGTGGCGAGGGTGGCGAGGGTGGCGACACTCCGGCGCTGGTCGGGGCGGGTCCGGCGTACCCGGCACCGGCGTCGATCAGCGTCCTCTCCGGCGACGTGCACCACTCCTACGTCGCGCGGGCGCGGTTCGCCGACGAGGTGGCGACCCCCGTACACCAGTTGACCTGTTCGCCGATCCACAACCAGGTGCCCGCCTTCATGCGCCCGCTGCTGAAACTCGGCTGGTGGGCCGGGCCGAGCGGGGCCGCCCGCGCCCTGGCCCGCTCCGCCGGCGTACGCCGCCCCGGACTGCGCTGGCGGCGGCTGACCGGCCCGTACTTCGGTAACGCGATCAGCAGCCTGCGACACACCGGCCGGGCGGCCGAGGTGGTGATCGAGGGCACCGGCAAGGACGGTGTGCTGCGGGTGGTCGGCCACCAGCACCTCACTCCCCAGACGCGACCGCTACCTGCCCGTCCCCTGCCACGGTCGTAG
- a CDS encoding ammonium transporter — translation MPEAPTIDGANTTWLLVSTALVLLMTPGLALFYGGLNRSKGVLNMMMMSFSAIGLISILWWFYGFSVAFGADVNGLWGDPGAYLGTKTFLAETDLWGATAENPSGIGVPLYVFMAFQMVFAVITVALISGAISDRAKFGGWLLFAFGWATLVYFPVAHWVWGGGFIGAKIHALDFAGGTAVHINAGAAALAVALVLGKRLGWPKEGMKPHNIPLVALGAGLLWFGWFGFNAGSELTVDSVAGLAFINTQLATAAAVLGWIVVEWIKGGKPTMVGASSGAIAGLVAITPACGFIAPWASVLLGIVAGIVCALAVSLKYKLGFDDSLDVVGVHFVGGWIGSLWLGLFATNSVNAAISDVVGGSDGLFYGGGATQLGRQALAGLVVTVWSFAVAWVLAFVIQKTIGFRVKAEAEVDGIDIAEHAEAGYDLSAGGGSGGGSAFAMAGIGTPGNTAAEPAAPVSEKVAG, via the coding sequence GTGCCTGAAGCACCGACGATCGACGGCGCCAACACTACGTGGCTGCTGGTTTCGACGGCGCTCGTGCTGCTCATGACACCCGGTCTGGCGCTGTTCTACGGCGGCCTGAACCGGTCCAAGGGCGTACTGAACATGATGATGATGAGCTTCTCGGCTATCGGGCTCATCTCGATTCTGTGGTGGTTCTACGGATTCAGCGTCGCCTTCGGGGCCGACGTGAACGGGCTCTGGGGCGATCCCGGTGCCTACCTCGGTACCAAGACCTTCCTCGCCGAGACCGACCTCTGGGGCGCTACGGCGGAAAACCCCAGCGGCATCGGCGTTCCGCTCTACGTCTTCATGGCCTTCCAGATGGTCTTCGCGGTGATCACCGTCGCGCTGATCAGCGGTGCCATCTCCGACCGGGCCAAGTTCGGCGGTTGGCTGCTCTTCGCCTTCGGCTGGGCCACCCTGGTCTACTTCCCGGTCGCGCACTGGGTCTGGGGCGGCGGTTTCATCGGCGCCAAGATCCACGCGCTCGACTTCGCCGGTGGTACGGCCGTGCACATCAACGCCGGTGCGGCGGCACTCGCCGTGGCACTGGTGCTCGGTAAGCGGCTCGGCTGGCCCAAGGAGGGCATGAAGCCGCACAACATCCCGCTGGTCGCGCTCGGTGCCGGCCTGCTCTGGTTCGGCTGGTTCGGCTTCAACGCCGGCTCGGAACTGACCGTCGACTCGGTCGCCGGTCTGGCCTTCATCAACACCCAGCTCGCCACCGCCGCCGCCGTCCTCGGCTGGATCGTGGTCGAGTGGATCAAGGGTGGCAAGCCGACCATGGTCGGTGCCTCCTCCGGTGCCATCGCCGGTCTGGTCGCGATCACCCCGGCCTGTGGCTTCATCGCTCCCTGGGCGTCGGTCCTGCTCGGCATCGTCGCCGGCATCGTCTGCGCCCTCGCGGTCAGCCTGAAGTACAAGCTCGGCTTCGACGACTCGCTCGACGTCGTCGGCGTGCACTTCGTCGGTGGCTGGATCGGGTCGCTCTGGCTCGGCCTGTTCGCCACCAACTCGGTCAACGCCGCGATCAGCGACGTGGTCGGCGGCTCCGACGGCCTCTTCTACGGCGGCGGCGCGACCCAGCTCGGACGCCAGGCCCTCGCCGGCCTGGTGGTCACCGTATGGTCGTTCGCTGTTGCCTGGGTGCTGGCCTTCGTGATCCAGAAGACCATCGGCTTCCGCGTGAAGGCAGAGGCCGAGGTCGACGGCATCGACATCGCGGAGCACGCTGAGGCCGGCTACGACCTCTCCGCTGGTGGCGGTAGCGGCGGTGGCAGCGCGTTCGCCATGGCCGGAATCGGCACTCCCGGTAACACCGCGGCCGAGCCGGCCGCTCCGGTCAGCGAAAAGGTCGCCGGTTAA
- the ftsY gene encoding signal recognition particle-docking protein FtsY — translation MEYLVLALILLGVLLLGTVGLVVPRLRRRPEPPLPPETSVSTRPTGVITPPEAPEAPEQQVTDTVTAPPPAPVSPHAEPAPTLERPEPTAGRLVRLRARLARSQNVFGKSLLGLLSRDHLDEEVWEEIEDALITADVGVDATREIVDRLRERTAVLGTRTARELRTLLAVELVNALDPGMDRSLRATAHDGTPGVVLVVGVNGAGKTTTCGKIARVLVADGRTVLLGAADTFRAAAAEQLTTWGGRVGAEVVRGPEGADPASVAFDAVRRGIELGVDTVLIDTAGRLQNKVGLMDELGKVKRVVEKHGPVDETLLVLDATTGQNGLEQARVFMEVVDVTGVVLTKLDGTAKGGIVIAVQRKLGLPVKLVGLGEGPDDLAPFDPAQFVDALIGADPLGAEA, via the coding sequence ATGGAATACCTCGTTCTCGCGCTGATCCTGCTGGGTGTGCTGCTGCTCGGCACGGTCGGCCTGGTGGTCCCGCGACTGCGTCGGCGACCCGAGCCGCCGCTGCCGCCCGAGACGAGCGTGTCTACCCGCCCGACCGGGGTGATCACCCCGCCGGAAGCCCCGGAAGCCCCGGAACAGCAGGTCACCGACACGGTGACCGCGCCACCGCCGGCGCCGGTGTCGCCGCACGCCGAGCCGGCACCGACGCTGGAGCGCCCCGAGCCGACCGCCGGCCGGCTGGTCCGGCTGCGGGCCCGGCTGGCCCGGTCGCAGAACGTGTTCGGCAAGAGCCTGCTCGGCCTGCTCAGCCGGGACCACCTCGACGAGGAGGTCTGGGAGGAGATCGAGGATGCCCTGATCACCGCCGATGTCGGGGTGGACGCCACCCGCGAGATCGTCGACCGGTTGCGGGAGCGCACCGCGGTGCTCGGCACCCGTACGGCGCGGGAGCTGCGCACCCTGCTCGCGGTCGAACTGGTCAACGCGCTCGATCCGGGGATGGACCGGTCACTGCGGGCCACCGCGCACGACGGCACCCCCGGTGTGGTGCTGGTGGTCGGGGTCAACGGCGCCGGCAAGACCACCACCTGCGGCAAGATCGCCCGGGTGCTGGTCGCGGACGGCCGTACGGTGCTGCTCGGTGCCGCCGACACGTTCCGGGCCGCCGCCGCCGAACAGCTCACCACCTGGGGCGGCCGGGTGGGTGCCGAGGTGGTCCGGGGACCGGAGGGCGCCGACCCGGCGAGTGTGGCGTTCGACGCGGTCCGCCGGGGTATCGAACTCGGTGTGGACACCGTGCTGATCGACACCGCCGGGCGGTTGCAGAACAAGGTCGGCCTGATGGACGAGCTGGGCAAGGTCAAGCGGGTGGTGGAGAAGCACGGCCCGGTGGACGAGACGCTGCTCGTACTGGACGCCACCACCGGGCAGAACGGGTTGGAGCAGGCCCGGGTGTTCATGGAGGTGGTCGACGTGACCGGGGTGGTGCTGACCAAGCTCGACGGCACCGCCAAGGGCGGGATCGTGATCGCCGTACAGCGCAAGCTCGGCCTGCCGGTGAAGCTGGTCGGCCTCGGCGAGGGCCCGGACGACCTGGCCCCGTTCGACCCGGCGCAGTTCGTCGACGCGTTGATCGGCGCCGATCCGCTGGGCGCCGAGGCGTAA